In the genome of Hevea brasiliensis isolate MT/VB/25A 57/8 chromosome 14, ASM3005281v1, whole genome shotgun sequence, the window TCACACTAATTGCCTGAAGCCATAAGAAGTATATGAATGAGATAAAGAGATACCATGTGTGTGTGCGTGTATGTGTGTAGAGTAATATGTCAGACAAATACCAGATTAGCTTCTCAAACAGGCAATTGCCTTCATTACCTAAATGGTGAATGGATTTGAGACAATTATAAGTTTTTATTATCTACATAAAAATATTGACAACACAAGTTTATATTGTAAATGCCACCTCATTAGGTAATGAGAGAATGTGGTCATTATAAAATGTATAATTGCATTGACCATATATGAAAACAGCACATTATCTATCTTTGGACATTATAAAGTCTAGATTATCATTTGTACAGTACTTTAACAAAGACATATACTCCAAGAGAAAGGAGTTAATAATGTGGCGTGTGATTCATACAATATGTGCACTTAATGTCTATCTAGGCAAATACAAATGAGATCTTTACTTGATATTATGTGAGAGGGTTACAAATAATTTTTACGTAGTACCCTAACAACTCCAATTAATTACTTGAAACTTAGTTTAGTGTTTGTTATATGAGGATGTTGCCAAAGTATAATGTGTGATATAGCCTAGTAATATATTCATAAAAAGGCAAGTTAAATTAAGATTAAGAGAATTATGAAAATAAGAAGATCATTGAAATTGTCGCATTAATTTAGATCCAAtcaattatatatttttgtgATAAAGATATAATTATGAACTTAGATAtataaatatgataaaaaaaaaaagataatgacAAATAATTTAAGGTATTGCACTCTGCATCTACTCATAATTCATTGCACTGGATTGAGAAGCTATATTATTCTAATGGTCAACTATATCATCGCATGTCTGAACTAATTTCATAACCTATTGAACACttgaacttaaaaaaaaaattataattaaacacaCAAAATTGCCACATTAGCAGTGATTTGtcaaaaacaacaaaaaaaaATGGCTTTACTTTTTGCTTACCATGCTATGATTCTCCTATGAAAATGACTAAATTATCCACCTTTTtcactcttctctctctctctctatttctctCTCATCATCCTCTTTCCTCTCCACACATCTACATTAAAAACTCCATAAGCAAAGTTGCATCCTTTCCCCTCTTCTTCTCTCACAACATTTCAAGGGAAAAATCATCATTGCCTTAATTCAAACCTAAACTGCTTATAAGTTCAAGAGTGCAGTTGTATTTTGATAGTAAATTGAAATCCTTGAGCAAATCATGGTATGCCTGCACGATATTCACTGAGGAAAAACAACAGACACTTGGTAAACtagtgaaaaaataaaaagagatgcCTAAATAATAAACCTTTATCAGCTCCTTTGTAAGTACAAGAAACAAccacaacctttttttttttttttgaagatttcttgttAAGGTGTATGACATAAAAATTGGTTTATGGAAATTAAGGGTACAAAAGATGCGATCTTGTAATTGAAAGGGAAAAAGATTAATGGGTGCACACCTTTGGTTTGCAAGTACCCTTTATCTCACAGAAGTGGAAAACATCCCAAACAATGAAGGAAGAGATATTACTCACAGGAAGCACAATTTTAGGGAGCCTAAAAAGCTGAAACTATATGCAATAGGTTGAGTAAGATGCTAGATAGCTTCTTTGAGTAGGTAAGCATAGGATCCACATAATCTGATAACAACTTAGCCAAGCAAATGCAAAAGGGAAAGGTTGTATAATTTACCAAGGACAAATGTTGTAGCAGCAAATTTGATTGGTTCGCTGTTTGTGGGTCTTAAGAGGATCAATCCACCTATATTAAGAAATGGTTGGGATATTATCATGAATCTTGGGATGGCTAGGCACCATTTATTTGTAAATATATCCATACATTGTATTATGTGCATTGTGTTCAAATTTGATCATGAAACTTACTTGGTGTTTCCTTGAACATTTCTTCAGAGGATGATGAGAGTGAGAGGGAGGGAAGAGGAATAATTTAGTCATTTTATGGGAGAATTAGTTAGGAATGGCAACTGGTAGGGTACGCGCAAAAATCAATATGTTCGAACCTGAATCcgattaatatcatcaaaacttaaACCTGTCCTAAacctgattaaaatttattctcgacTACCCGAACTTGTCCCAAATCCGATTATTATTACCCGAAAAAAACTCGAattcgtttaattttatatattttaattaatattttacataaGAATTATTGGATTAAtagtttatattttaaaaatataataatttcatacaatatttaaatttcattttttataaaataaaatatataaaaatttgtaaatattattataaaaaatatatattttatatttaattaaatatttatataaataggttCGGATAACAGATACCCAACTGTTCAATATGTAAAATCCGAATCCGATTCGAATCTATCAAgtgtattattttttaaacttgaACCCCATTCCAAACTCGATTATATAATATCCAAATTCATCCTGTTAAAATTTGATCAGATCGGATAGTCAACCCGTTCCGTTGCCATCACTCAATCTGATTATGAAGCTAATTTTGACTTTTTTTACATAtcacttttatatttaattgcaataattttttaaaaattaattttacacaatttaaatgtgtaatgaaGTATTTGGTATTATCTTAATAGTGTTTTTTTTCTCtattaaaatacaatttaaatttaatttagattAAGGTTTGACTTCTAAGATTTTACACGCCGCACGCTAATGGAAATAACTCTGTCAGAACTCATTGATAAGCATTCTTTCATTCCAAATTTAATCTTgccataaataatttatatttgattaaattacgaaaataaattaatataaaattgaaCGTTTATTACCAAAGAAAAAAACAAGTGTAAACCAtgggattaaattaattaaaaataacaaaaatctATGAAGAAAATTCTCAAATGATTACTGCAATGAGTtggaattaaaaataaaagatcactttattaattatatatataatacatgAAAACAAGGCACCAACAATGATTAATTTAGTTATTAGGTATAATACTTTACCGTGGCCGTACATGGGCTGCCACCACCACATCATGACTGTGAAAGTGGCGGAGCAGCTGCAATTTTATTCCAACATTACAAATGACTTGGCACAATAAATTGTTACCTACACAGAAACATTCCCTTTCTTGTTCTTGTCATGGGAAACCATCATCATCCGCTCCCCCTCCTCCATATCCAGAACCACCGCCGTACCCTGAACCATAGCCAGAGCCAGATCCGTTCtcacctccaccaccaccaccacctcctcctcctcctccacctCCGCCTCCACCGCCACCTCCACTTTTTCCACCTCCACTTCCATATCCTGACCCGCTTCCACTGCCATATCCGTAACCTGACCCACTTCCATTGCCTGAGCCTCCACCTCCACCACCACCTCCTCCTttcccaccacctccacctccacctccaccaccTTCTTTCCCACCACCAGAACCAGAGCCGAAGCCAGAGCCACCTCCGGACCCAAAGCCTGAACCAAACCCTTTAGCAGAACCAGAGCCGCCAGCTCCACCAccaccgcctccacctcctccactgCCGTACCCTCCTGCACCACCATATCCTTCGCCAGCCCCAGACCCATACCCAGAACCAAAACCAGAACCAGACCCAAGTCCTCCTTCTAAAACACCGCCGCCACCACCACCTCCCCCTtctcctcctccaccacctccacctcctgtACTTACAATCGCCTTTGACGACCTACCAGCAAAGCAGAGGTCGACAAGGAGCAAGACCAAGAATGCAGCACCAAGCACCCTTGAGCTTGCCATTTAATCtccaagcttcaaaaactgaaagcTAGCTATTGGTATAtatgatgtttatgtgtatatgcaaGTGTTTGAGAAGAGAAGCCAATGGTTTTGGTGAGTGGAATTGGTTAAGAAGCTAACCCTATATATAGGGAATGCAAAGAAACATTCTTTAAAAGATTCTTGAAATTCTAGtagcttctttaatttctttggcAATCTGGATTATAATAAAGTGGTGGTGTAGGTGGTGGGGTGGCAGTGGCATTGTGGGGTGAGTGAGATTtggtggtggaggtggtggtggacgACAGTGCTTACTTGTTGTGTCTTCATGCAATATCTCCACATAATAAACTAATAATGCCTTCCTCTCCGCTTTTGACTTATTATGCATATCCATATACCCACTTTATTTGTCATTCTATAGTGTTCATATTACAAACACCTCTTCTCAGTGTACACAcatcttttttttaaatatataaatttcatctctataaaattaaaagaaaattaattttttttttatcctcttTCATTGCTTATCTATGAAATTCTATTATTGGTTGCTTTCAATTCTAATGCTTGTTTTGTTTATTCAAATTATATCAATAATATTTGTCCACACACTTAAACCTTCCATTATAAGCATACATTCAAAATTGAGTGTTTTGTCACAAAATATTACAATATATATCTTTAATGCAAATTTAATTTGGTAAATTAACATATAAATATTGTTTATACATGTGAGTTTATCCAAAGCTCCTttgttttaagaaaataatttttctaaaaaatattttttatattttcattatttgaagcaaaaaATACAAATATTGCAGGAAAATTATTTTGTCGACATAGAAAAATACTCTTTAAATTTGGAAAAATAATTTCCCgtctcaaaaattgaaaattattttttctccGAATACTTACTTATTATTATTGGTCTTTTTTTGGATCCACTTAGACTTTTAGATTATCAAAATTAGTGATCAAATAatgtttttagttttttttttccttttcacttAATTTTtgacaataaatttaattatatttcaattaatttttaatattacatcatacaataaaaaataatttattttttatttttcaaaatatattttccactaaaatatttttataaataaattattttttataaaacaaacaGAGGCTTAATATGTATAATCTTTGTTTATATATAGTTGGTAGACTTAGGATTATCTAAATCTTTCTCTGCCAATCAGTTGATGGATAGCTCAGTTGGTCTTTTTCTACCTTTAAAATGCAGTAAGTGAGAACTAACTTTTCAAGTATTCGAGTTCACCTTTATCGTGAGTCTCCCTATTCTACATATTTTAGAATTTCACCTTTATGGTGAGTAGGAAAGAGGACTACCTTCTACTATATAGTCTATCAATTATACCGACCGATAATCATTCATATTAAGCTAAACCACACATCAGAAAGAGAAGTTGAACCTATGTGTTGTTAAAAGCAATCTCAGAAAAGGTATTTCATTAAACTGTGATCTTGGG includes:
- the LOC110646720 gene encoding putative glycine-rich cell wall structural protein 1 — its product is MASSRVLGAAFLVLLLVDLCFAGRSSKAIVSTGGGGGGGGEGGGGGGGGVLEGGLGSGSGFGSGYGSGAGEGYGGAGGYGSGGGGGGGGGAGGSGSAKGFGSGFGSGGGSGFGSGSGGGKEGGGGGGGGGGKGGGGGGGGGSGNGSGSGYGYGSGSGSGYGSGGGKSGGGGGGGGGGGGGGGGGGGGENGSGSGYGSGYGGGSGYGGGGADDDGFP